One window of the Allosaccharopolyspora coralli genome contains the following:
- the eccB gene encoding type VII secretion protein EccB: MASTPTTKSQVQAYKFVVRRMESALVRKDSVMLHDPMGSHKRATIGGVVLACIGCIGFLVWGLFGGKGSVPDPGSVVIAKESGSVYVVTADDAADKRLIPMLNMASAKLLVMAQGGGGQGQAIEPTTVKEAALAEFPRGPRTGMPNAPEFLPSANDQAPAAWAVCDQADVNEALGQQRAEESAKISTTVMGGVTDHGQRLRDDQSLFVQDTASGQQYLVYNVDPNLSDRPSSTHTVKARINPNEAAVTEMYGLNQAVPRQVSTHMLNAIPEVAPLELPQVPNQGGTSPNLPRGQAIGDVVKQTVPGDADQFFLLLGNGKQPISAGAAAVMHASRTNSTNIDAIPNTTGQLPNVNDVPEGIEQLGNFPAKVPDPVPFRDFNSSCLSWVDNGGNHEIRATLYRDEVNTPKAPVKLAQADDAGPSVDHFFMPPGKAAVVHGNTNEAGSGIGPTYFVSDQGVVYGVKDAPTAQGLGVINAPGDIKDAPGWVMRTLPKGDYLDPAQASFVYDSIEVQEGVNRPPENENGAAAAGGPAGG; encoded by the coding sequence ATGGCATCAACACCCACAACGAAGTCACAGGTTCAGGCGTACAAGTTCGTGGTGCGTCGCATGGAGTCGGCGCTGGTGCGCAAGGACTCCGTGATGCTGCACGACCCCATGGGCTCCCACAAGCGAGCCACGATCGGCGGCGTGGTCCTCGCGTGCATCGGCTGCATCGGGTTCCTGGTCTGGGGTTTGTTCGGCGGCAAGGGGTCCGTGCCGGATCCGGGTTCCGTCGTGATCGCGAAGGAGAGCGGCAGTGTCTACGTCGTCACCGCCGACGACGCGGCCGACAAACGACTCATCCCGATGCTCAACATGGCCTCGGCGAAGCTGCTGGTGATGGCGCAGGGCGGCGGCGGTCAGGGCCAGGCGATCGAGCCGACGACGGTGAAGGAGGCCGCGCTGGCGGAGTTCCCGCGGGGCCCTCGGACCGGTATGCCGAACGCGCCCGAGTTCCTGCCGTCGGCGAACGATCAGGCTCCCGCCGCGTGGGCCGTCTGCGATCAGGCCGACGTCAACGAGGCTCTGGGGCAGCAGCGGGCCGAGGAGTCGGCGAAGATCTCCACGACGGTCATGGGCGGTGTCACGGATCACGGTCAGCGACTGCGCGACGACCAGTCGTTGTTCGTGCAGGACACGGCGTCCGGCCAGCAGTACCTCGTGTACAACGTGGACCCGAACCTCTCGGACCGTCCGAGCTCGACGCACACGGTGAAGGCTCGGATCAACCCCAACGAGGCCGCCGTGACGGAGATGTACGGCCTGAACCAGGCAGTGCCGCGTCAGGTGAGTACGCACATGCTCAACGCGATCCCGGAGGTCGCGCCGCTGGAGCTGCCGCAGGTGCCGAACCAGGGCGGGACGTCGCCGAACCTGCCGCGCGGGCAGGCGATCGGTGACGTCGTCAAGCAGACCGTCCCTGGCGACGCGGACCAGTTCTTCCTGCTGCTGGGCAACGGCAAACAGCCGATCTCGGCAGGCGCCGCCGCCGTGATGCACGCGAGCCGCACCAACAGCACGAACATCGACGCGATCCCGAACACCACGGGTCAGCTGCCGAACGTGAACGACGTGCCGGAGGGCATCGAGCAGCTCGGCAACTTCCCGGCGAAGGTGCCGGACCCGGTGCCGTTCCGCGACTTCAACAGCTCGTGCTTGAGCTGGGTGGACAACGGCGGCAATCACGAGATCCGGGCCACGTTGTACCGGGACGAGGTGAACACGCCGAAGGCTCCGGTGAAGCTGGCTCAGGCCGACGACGCCGGACCGAGCGTCGACCACTTCTTCATGCCGCCGGGTAAGGCGGCCGTGGTGCACGGCAATACGAACGAGGCGGGTTCGGGCATCGGTCCGACCTACTTCGTCTCGGACCAGGGTGTCGTGTACGGCGTGAAGGACGCCCCTACGGCGCAGGGACTCGGCGTGATCAACGCGCCGGGCGACATCAAGGACGCTCCGGGCTGGGTGATGCGGACGTTGCCGAAGGGCGACTACCTGGATCCGGCGCAGGCGAGCTTCGTCTACGACTCCATCGAGGTCCAGGAGGGCGTGAACCGGCCACCGGAGAACGAGAACGGCGCCGCCGCGGCAGGCGGCCCGGCCGGAGGCTGA